One part of the Arabidopsis thaliana chromosome 1 sequence genome encodes these proteins:
- a CDS encoding uncharacterized protein (unknown protein; Has 3 Blast hits to 3 proteins in 1 species: Archae - 0; Bacteria - 0; Metazoa - 0; Fungi - 0; Plants - 3; Viruses - 0; Other Eukaryotes - 0 (source: NCBI BLink).): protein MDIKSETEQYKRKAEIEKHTKEPNKHRDEAVLQNRAGRHRDRAVIDHKSEERERESVQNVTEMSGIERSEGEWSPPVEGITDEELPSHSPMDDLGFALFASWGRKTERQRMGSPDIRIYIFNPIKKIIIMETRIRFGLEWKPSGFGS, encoded by the coding sequence ATGGATATAAAATCGGAAACAGAgcaatacaaaagaaaagcagagaTAGAGAAACACACAAAGGAGCCAAATAAACACAGAGACGAAGCAGTGCTCCAAAATAGAGCTGGGAGGCACAGAGACCGAGCCGTAATAGATCACAAAAgcgaagaaagagagagagaaagcgtACAGAATGTTACAGAGATGAGTGGGATTGAGAGATCTGAGGGTGAGTGGTCGCCGCCGGTGGAAGGAATTACCGACGAGGAGCTGCCGTCTCACTCGCCGATGGATGATCTAGGGTTTGCTTTGTTCGCGAGTTGGGggagaaagacagagagacagagaatGGGATCTCCTGACATAaggatttatatttttaatccgataaaaaagataataataatggaAACTAGAATCCGGTTTGGTCTAGAATGGAAACCAAGCGGTTTTGGTTCTTGA
- the ATU2AF35A gene encoding U2 snRNP auxiliary factor small subunit (ATU2AF35A; FUNCTIONS IN: RNA binding, zinc ion binding, nucleotide binding, nucleic acid binding; INVOLVED IN: photoperiodism, flowering; LOCATED IN: nucleus; EXPRESSED IN: 26 plant structures; EXPRESSED DURING: 14 growth stages; CONTAINS InterPro DOMAIN/s: Zinc finger, CCCH-type (InterPro:IPR000571), RNA recognition motif, RNP-1 (InterPro:IPR000504), Nucleotide-binding, alpha-beta plait (InterPro:IPR012677), RNA recognition, domain 1 (InterPro:IPR003954), U2 auxiliary factor small subunit (InterPro:IPR009145); BEST Arabidopsis thaliana protein match is: Zinc finger C-x8-C-x5-C-x3-H type family protein (TAIR:AT5G42820.1); Has 5134 Blast hits to 4149 proteins in 301 species: Archae - 0; Bacteria - 77; Metazoa - 3143; Fungi - 618; Plants - 577; Viruses - 15; Other Eukaryotes - 704 (source: NCBI BLink).) → MAEHLASIFGTEKDRVNCPFYFKIGACRHGDRCSRLHNRPTISPTLLLSNMYQRPDMITPGVDAQGQPLDPRKIQEHFEDFFEDLFEELGKFGEIESLNICDNLADHMIGNVYVQFKEEDQAAAALQALQGRFYSGRPIIADFSPVTDFREATCRQYEENNCNRGGYCNFMHVKLVSRELRRKLFGRYRRSYRRGSRSRSRSRSISPRNKRDNDRRDPSHREFSHRDRDREFYRHGSGKRSSERSERQERDGSRGRRQASPKRGGSPGGGREGSEERRARIEQWNREREEKEEGGA, encoded by the coding sequence ATGGCGGAGCATTTGGCTTCAATCTTTGGTACTGAGAAAGACAGAGTGAATTGCCCTTTCTACTTCAAGATTGGCGCTTGCCGTCATGGTGACCGGTGCTCGCGTCTTCACAACCGTCCTACCATCTCCCCAACACTCCTTCTTTCAAACATGTACCAAAGGCCTGACATGATTACCCCTGGTGTTGACGCTCAGGGCCAACCACTCGACCCGCGTAAGATTCAGGAGCACTTTGAGGATTTCTTTGAGGATCTTTTTGAGGAGCTTGGAAAGTTTGGCGAGATAGAGAGCCTCAACATTTGTGACAACCTTGCTGACCACATGATTGGCAACGTATATGTTCAGTTTAAGGAAGAGGATCAGGCTGCAGCTGCTTTGCAGGCTCTGCAAGGTAGGTTCTATTCAGGACGTCCCATCATTGCTGATTTCTCTCCTGTGACGGATTTCCGCGAAGCCACGTGTAGGCAGTATGAAGAAAACAACTGCAACCGTGGTGGGTACTGTAATTTCATGCATGTGAAGCTTGTTTCGAGGGAACTAAGGAGAAAACTCTTTGGGAGATATCGGCGATCATACCGCAGAGGAAGTAGAAGCAGGAGCAGAAGCAGGAGTATTAGCCCCAGGAACAAGAGAGATAATGACCGACGTGATCCTTCTCACAGGGAATTCAGTCATCGGGACAGAGATCGCGAGTTTTACCGTCATGGAAGTGGAAAAAGGAGCAGTGAGAGGTCGGAGAGGCAAGAGAGGGACGGTTCAAGGGGTAGGAGACAAGCAAGCCCTAAACGAGGAGGGAGCCCGGGTGGCGGGAGGGAAGGAAGTGAGGAGAGGAGGGCAAGGATTGAGCAATGGAACAGAGAACgggaggagaaggaagagggAGGAGCATAA
- the ATU2AF35A gene encoding U2 snRNP auxiliary factor small subunit (ATU2AF35A; FUNCTIONS IN: RNA binding, nucleotide binding, zinc ion binding, nucleic acid binding; INVOLVED IN: photoperiodism, flowering; LOCATED IN: nucleus; EXPRESSED IN: 26 plant structures; EXPRESSED DURING: 14 growth stages; CONTAINS InterPro DOMAIN/s: Zinc finger, CCCH-type (InterPro:IPR000571), RNA recognition motif, RNP-1 (InterPro:IPR000504), Nucleotide-binding, alpha-beta plait (InterPro:IPR012677), U2 auxiliary factor small subunit (InterPro:IPR009145); BEST Arabidopsis thaliana protein match is: Zinc finger C-x8-C-x5-C-x3-H type family protein (TAIR:AT5G42820.1); Has 5086 Blast hits to 4097 proteins in 292 species: Archae - 0; Bacteria - 77; Metazoa - 3138; Fungi - 590; Plants - 568; Viruses - 11; Other Eukaryotes - 702 (source: NCBI BLink).): MYQRPDMITPGVDAQGQPLDPRKIQEHFEDFFEDLFEELGKFGEIESLNICDNLADHMIGNVYVQFKEEDQAAAALQALQGRFYSGRPIIADFSPVTDFREATCRQYEENNCNRGGYCNFMHVKLVSRELRRKLFGRYRRSYRRGSRSRSRSRSISPRNKRDNDRRDPSHREFSHRDRDREFYRHGSGKRSSERSERQERDGSRGRRQASPKRGGSPGGGREGSEERRARIEQWNREREEKEEGGA; encoded by the coding sequence ATGTACCAAAGGCCTGACATGATTACCCCTGGTGTTGACGCTCAGGGCCAACCACTCGACCCGCGTAAGATTCAGGAGCACTTTGAGGATTTCTTTGAGGATCTTTTTGAGGAGCTTGGAAAGTTTGGCGAGATAGAGAGCCTCAACATTTGTGACAACCTTGCTGACCACATGATTGGCAACGTATATGTTCAGTTTAAGGAAGAGGATCAGGCTGCAGCTGCTTTGCAGGCTCTGCAAGGTAGGTTCTATTCAGGACGTCCCATCATTGCTGATTTCTCTCCTGTGACGGATTTCCGCGAAGCCACGTGTAGGCAGTATGAAGAAAACAACTGCAACCGTGGTGGGTACTGTAATTTCATGCATGTGAAGCTTGTTTCGAGGGAACTAAGGAGAAAACTCTTTGGGAGATATCGGCGATCATACCGCAGAGGAAGTAGAAGCAGGAGCAGAAGCAGGAGTATTAGCCCCAGGAACAAGAGAGATAATGACCGACGTGATCCTTCTCACAGGGAATTCAGTCATCGGGACAGAGATCGCGAGTTTTACCGTCATGGAAGTGGAAAAAGGAGCAGTGAGAGGTCGGAGAGGCAAGAGAGGGACGGTTCAAGGGGTAGGAGACAAGCAAGCCCTAAACGAGGAGGGAGCCCGGGTGGCGGGAGGGAAGGAAGTGAGGAGAGGAGGGCAAGGATTGAGCAATGGAACAGAGAACgggaggagaaggaagagggAGGAGCATAA
- a CDS encoding basic helix-loop-helix (bHLH) DNA-binding superfamily protein (basic helix-loop-helix (bHLH) DNA-binding superfamily protein; FUNCTIONS IN: sequence-specific DNA binding transcription factor activity; INVOLVED IN: regulation of transcription; LOCATED IN: nucleus; CONTAINS InterPro DOMAIN/s: Helix-loop-helix DNA-binding domain (InterPro:IPR001092), Helix-loop-helix DNA-binding (InterPro:IPR011598); BEST Arabidopsis thaliana protein match is: basic helix-loop-helix (bHLH) DNA-binding superfamily protein (TAIR:AT1G61660.3); Has 1680 Blast hits to 1555 proteins in 71 species: Archae - 0; Bacteria - 6; Metazoa - 95; Fungi - 29; Plants - 1158; Viruses - 0; Other Eukaryotes - 392 (source: NCBI BLink).) has translation MDSANLHQLQDQLQLVGSSSSSSSLDNNSDPSCYGASSAHQWSPGGISLNSVSLSHNYNNEMLNTRAHNNNNNNNTSECMSLSSIHNHSLIQQQDFPLQWPHDQSSYQHHEGLLKIKEELSSSTISDHQEGISKFTDMLNSPVITNYLKINEHKDYTEKLLLKSMSSGFPINGDYGSSLPSSSSSSSPSSQSHRGNFSQIYPSVNISSLSESRKMSMDDMSNISRPFDINMQVFDGRLFEGNVLVPPFNAQEISSLGMSRGSLPSFGLPFHHHLQQTLPHLSSSPTHQMEMFSNEPQTSEGKRHNFLMATKAGENASKKPRVESRSSCPPFKVRKEKLGDRIAALQQLVSPFGKTDTASVLMEAIGYIKFLQSQIETLSVPYMRASRNRPGKASQLVSQSQEGDEEETRDLRSRGLCLVPLSCMTYVTGDGGDGGGGVGTGFWPTPPGFGGGT, from the exons ATGGACTCTGCTAATCTCCATCAGCTTCAAGATCAATTACAGCTTGTGgggtcttcttcatcttcttcttccttagacAATAACTCTGACCCTTCTTGCTATGGAGCTTCATCTGCCCATCAATGGAGCCCAGGAGGTATTTCTTT GAATAGTGTGAGCTTGAGTCATAATTATAACAATGAGATGTTAAACACAAGAgctcacaacaacaacaacaacaacaacacaagtgAATGTATGAGTCTCTCCAGCATCCACAATCACTCCTTGATCCAACAACAAGACTTTCCTTTACAATGGCCTCATGACCAATCTTCATATCAACATCATGAAGGACTTCTCAAGATCAAAGAAGAGCTTTCCTCATCAACTATCTCAGACCATCAAGAAGGCATATCCAAGTTCACAGACATGTTAAATAGTCCAGTGATAACAAACTATTTGAAGATCAATGAACATAAGGACTACACTGAGAAGCTTCTTCTCAAGAGTATGTCTTCTGGATTCCCGATCAATGGAGACTATGGTAGCAGCcttccctcttcttcttcttcctcttcacctTCGTCTCAGTCGCATAGAGGCAACTTCAGTCAGATTTACCCAAGCGTAAACATATCGAGTTTGAGCGAATCTCGGAAGATGAGCATGGACGACATGAGTAACATCTCAAGACCATTTGATATAAACATGCAGGTTTTTGATGGAAGATTGTTTGAAGGAAATGTATTAGTTCCTCCTTTTAACGCTCAAGAGATTAGTAGTCTTGGGATGAGCAGAGGAAGCCTTCCTTCTTTTGGCCTCccttttcatcatcatctgcaGCAAACACTTCCccacctttcttcttcccctaCTCATCAA ATGGAAATGTTCAGCAATGAACCTCAAACAAGTGAAGGGAAGAGGCATAACTTCTTGATGGCAACAAAAGCAGGAGAAAATGCTTCCAAGAAACCGCGCGTGGAATCACGCTCCTCTTGCCCACCCTTCAAG GTGAGGAAAGAAAAGTTAGGAGACAGAATAGCAGCTCTGCAGCAGTTGGTTTCACCCTTTGGGAAG ACAGATACAGCATCTGTGTTAATGGAAGCAATTGGATACATCAAATTCCTACAGAGCCAGATCGAG ACTTTAAGCGTCCCCTACATGAGAGCATCTAGGAACCGACCCGGAAAAGCCTCCCAGCTG GTCTCACAATCACAAGAAGGGGATGAGGAAGAGACGAGAGATCTTAGAAGCCGTGGGCTATGTCTAGTGCCGTTATCATGCATGACTTATGTTACCGGAGATGGTGGGGATGGAGGAGGCGGTGTTGGTACTGGTTTTTGGCCAACGCCACCTGGTTTTGGTGGCGGAACTTAG